From Caminibacter mediatlanticus TB-2, the proteins below share one genomic window:
- the fdh3B gene encoding formate dehydrogenase FDH3 subunit beta, whose protein sequence is MYNYARMKFYCDTERCIECFGCVIACDEAHELPLGIARRKVVTLNDGIEGKEFSVSVACMHCTDAPCEQVCPVDCFYIREDGIVLHDKDKCIGCGYCLYACPFGAPQFPKDGAFGIRGVMDKCTMCAGGPEPTFSIEEREKYGQNRIAEGKVPMCAATCSTNALLVGDAESVSKIYRERVAARGKGVQTPYGWKEAY, encoded by the coding sequence ATGTATAACTATGCAAGAATGAAATTTTATTGCGATACTGAAAGATGTATTGAATGCTTTGGATGTGTAATAGCATGTGATGAAGCACACGAACTACCTCTTGGTATCGCAAGAAGAAAAGTAGTTACATTAAATGATGGAATTGAGGGTAAAGAATTTTCAGTATCCGTAGCTTGTATGCATTGTACTGATGCACCATGTGAGCAAGTATGTCCTGTTGATTGTTTTTATATAAGAGAAGATGGAATAGTACTTCATGATAAAGACAAATGTATTGGGTGTGGATATTGTTTATATGCATGTCCATTTGGAGCACCACAATTTCCAAAAGATGGAGCTTTTGGAATTAGAGGTGTTATGGATAAATGTACAATGTGTGCAGGTGGTCCAGAACCTACTTTTTCTATTGAAGAAAGAGAAAAATATGGACAAAACAGAATTGCTGAAGGTAAAGTTCCTATGTGTGCAGCTACATGCTCTACAAATGCACTACTTGTAGGTGATGCAGAAAGTGTTTCGAAAATTTATAGAGAAAGAGTTGCAGCAAGAGGAAAAGGAGTACAAACTCCATATGGTTGGAAAGAGGCATATTAA
- a CDS encoding formate dehydrogenase subunit alpha, with the protein MAALSGVVGATSLMGSNSAVREATENELKEPFPGSKLVKTVCTTCSVGCGIIAEVQNGVWVRQEVAQDHPISHGSHCSKGIDSIDYIRTAKRVKHPLKKVNGKWKRISWDEAINEISEKMLKIRKESGPDATMFLGSAKMGTEQSYYFRKFAAFWGTNNIDHQARIUHSATVAGVANTWGYGAMTNHLGDIQNSKAIIIFGANPAVNHPVGFKHFLKAKERNNALLIVVDPRFTRTAAKADIYVRIRPGTDIPFMYGMLHLILKHGWHDEEFIKNRVFGFDEVIKEAKKWDPKKVEDVTGVPASKLIQVTRAYASRKPGTLVWAMGLTQHSIGSSNTRMAPILQLSLGNMGVFGGGCNILRGHDNVQGATDMCCLSHSLPGYYGLSEGSWKYFAHNWGVDFDWLQKRFASPKWMTTKGFTLAKWWDGVTQEEPIYSSSPIRVLWVQGNGITSIAQQEKVKKALDKLDLLVIAEPFANEAAILTDKENDVYILPTASQFECEGSVTATNRSAQWRSKVVDPLYESKTDEEIMFEFAKKFGFYDEFVRGMMMGVKDGKAVKVKNTFKWPEDATREIARIIKTIGLTGWTPERLKKHQENWHMFDEVTLKGIGPMAGEYYGLPWPCWTEEHPGSPVLYNINIPAKEGGMGFRARFGTEYKGVNLLAGPAATIKGAKVEGGYPELTKDNIEKVLGIKLSPKEKEIMGKNWKVDLSGLIAKYALEAGVVPYGNAKARAYVWTFPDPIPKHREPLHTPRYDLAKIYPTYPDKKNQYRCDTKFISIQKTDWSKEFPINLVTGRLVMYSGAGLIERNSKYITQLEPEMFAHINPELAYKHGINDGDMMWIYSPDGAKIKVKAKFSYSVSPDRIFLPFHFAGIFEGKDLSDKYPEGLVPYAIGESANTVTNYGYDIITQIPETKAGLCRIEKA; encoded by the coding sequence ATGGCAGCATTATCAGGTGTTGTTGGTGCAACATCTTTAATGGGCTCAAATTCAGCAGTTAGAGAAGCTACTGAAAATGAATTAAAAGAGCCATTTCCAGGAAGCAAACTTGTAAAAACTGTATGTACAACTTGCTCAGTTGGATGTGGAATTATAGCAGAAGTTCAAAATGGTGTATGGGTAAGACAAGAAGTTGCTCAAGACCATCCTATTAGTCATGGAAGTCACTGCTCAAAAGGTATTGACTCAATTGATTATATCCGTACAGCAAAAAGAGTAAAACATCCACTTAAAAAAGTTAATGGAAAATGGAAAAGAATTAGTTGGGATGAAGCAATTAATGAAATTAGTGAAAAAATGTTAAAAATTAGAAAAGAAAGTGGACCTGATGCAACAATGTTTTTAGGTTCAGCAAAAATGGGTACTGAACAATCATATTATTTTAGAAAATTTGCGGCATTTTGGGGTACTAATAATATAGACCATCAAGCCCGTATTTGACATAGTGCAACAGTCGCGGGGGTCGCGAATACATGGGGTTATGGTGCAATGACAAATCATTTAGGAGATATTCAAAATTCAAAAGCAATCATAATTTTTGGGGCAAATCCAGCAGTAAATCATCCAGTAGGCTTTAAGCACTTCTTAAAAGCAAAAGAAAGAAATAATGCACTTTTAATTGTTGTTGACCCAAGATTTACACGCACAGCAGCAAAAGCAGATATTTATGTAAGGATAAGACCAGGTACTGATATTCCATTTATGTATGGAATGTTACATTTAATATTAAAACACGGATGGCATGATGAAGAATTTATTAAAAATAGAGTATTTGGATTTGATGAAGTTATAAAAGAAGCAAAAAAATGGGACCCTAAAAAAGTAGAAGATGTAACAGGAGTACCTGCTTCTAAATTAATTCAAGTAACAAGAGCATATGCTTCAAGAAAACCTGGAACTCTTGTATGGGCAATGGGCCTTACACAACACAGCATTGGTTCCTCAAATACAAGAATGGCACCAATACTTCAACTATCTCTTGGAAATATGGGAGTATTTGGTGGTGGATGTAACATTTTAAGAGGTCATGATAATGTCCAAGGTGCAACTGATATGTGCTGTTTGTCACATTCATTACCTGGATATTATGGATTAAGCGAAGGAAGTTGGAAATATTTTGCACATAACTGGGGAGTTGATTTTGACTGGCTTCAAAAAAGATTTGCATCACCTAAATGGATGACAACAAAAGGATTCACTCTTGCTAAATGGTGGGATGGTGTTACACAAGAAGAACCTATCTATTCAAGTTCTCCAATTAGAGTATTATGGGTTCAAGGTAATGGTATAACATCTATCGCACAACAAGAAAAAGTAAAAAAAGCATTAGATAAACTTGACTTATTAGTAATAGCTGAACCATTTGCAAATGAAGCTGCTATATTAACTGATAAAGAAAATGATGTATATATCTTACCAACAGCAAGTCAATTTGAATGTGAAGGAAGTGTTACTGCAACAAATAGGTCAGCACAATGGAGAAGTAAAGTAGTAGACCCATTGTATGAGAGTAAAACTGATGAAGAAATAATGTTTGAGTTTGCTAAAAAATTTGGATTTTATGATGAATTTGTTCGTGGTATGATGATGGGCGTTAAAGATGGTAAAGCTGTAAAAGTTAAAAATACATTCAAATGGCCAGAAGATGCAACAAGAGAAATAGCAAGAATAATTAAAACTATTGGATTAACAGGATGGACACCTGAAAGACTTAAAAAACACCAAGAAAATTGGCATATGTTTGATGAAGTAACTTTAAAAGGTATTGGTCCTATGGCTGGTGAATATTATGGATTACCTTGGCCTTGCTGGACAGAAGAGCATCCTGGAAGTCCTGTTTTATATAATATAAACATTCCAGCAAAAGAAGGTGGAATGGGTTTTAGAGCAAGATTTGGTACAGAATATAAAGGAGTAAATTTATTAGCTGGACCAGCTGCTACAATTAAAGGAGCAAAAGTAGAAGGTGGATATCCTGAACTTACAAAAGACAATATTGAAAAAGTCCTTGGAATTAAACTATCTCCAAAAGAAAAAGAAATTATGGGTAAAAATTGGAAAGTAGATTTAAGCGGACTTATTGCAAAATATGCTCTTGAAGCTGGCGTAGTCCCTTATGGTAATGCAAAAGCAAGAGCATATGTATGGACATTCCCTGATCCAATTCCAAAACACAGAGAACCGCTCCATACACCAAGATATGATTTAGCAAAAATTTATCCAACTTATCCTGACAAAAAAAATCAGTACAGATGTGATACAAAATTTATTTCGATTCAAAAAACAGATTGGTCAAAAGAATTTCCAATTAATTTAGTTACAGGAAGACTTGTAATGTATAGTGGTGCAGGATTAATTGAAAGAAATAGCAAATACATTACTCAACTTGAACCTGAAATGTTTGCTCATATTAATCCAGAACTTGCTTATAAACATGGTATCAATGATGGTGATATGATGTGGATTTACTCACCTGATGGTGCAAAAATAAAAGTAAAAGCAAAATTTAGCTATTCTGTATCACCAGATAGAATATTCTTACCATTCCATTTTGCAGGTATATTTGAAGGAAAAGATTTAAGTGATAAATATCCAGAAGGACTTGTTCCATATGCAATTGGTGAGAGTGCAAATACTGTAACAAACTACGGATACGACATTATTACCCAAATTCCAGAAACAAAAGCGGGTCTATGCCGCATTGAAAAAGCATAA
- the wtpA gene encoding tungstate ABC transporter substrate-binding protein WtpA encodes MKKLILLILIALTLIAKETIIVFHAGSLSVPFSQIEKAFEKKYPNYDVIREAAGSRACARKITDLGKKADVMASADYKVIDNLLIPNYTDNNILFATNKMVIAYTPNSKYANEINSQNWPDILLRKGVKVGHSNPNLDPCGYRSILVTKLAEIYYQKPNFYNKLLGYGEYYTNGEENIEKIIVRPKETDLLGLLESGAIDYLYIYKSVAKQHRLKYIELPKQLNLGSKKYANYYKQVSFKITGKKPGTFIVKKGTPMVYGITVLKNAKKGAILFTKFVLSKYGRDIMKKNGQDVIYPAELKIELK; translated from the coding sequence ATGAAAAAGCTAATATTACTTATTTTAATTGCATTAACATTAATTGCAAAAGAAACAATTATTGTATTTCATGCTGGAAGTTTAAGTGTTCCTTTTTCACAAATTGAAAAAGCATTTGAGAAAAAATATCCAAATTACGATGTAATAAGAGAAGCTGCTGGAAGTAGAGCGTGTGCAAGAAAAATAACTGACTTAGGTAAAAAAGCTGATGTAATGGCAAGTGCTGATTATAAAGTAATTGATAATTTATTAATACCTAATTATACTGATAACAACATACTTTTTGCAACAAATAAAATGGTAATAGCTTATACACCTAATTCAAAATATGCAAATGAAATAAACTCTCAAAATTGGCCTGATATCTTATTAAGAAAAGGAGTAAAAGTAGGACACTCTAATCCAAATTTAGACCCTTGTGGTTATAGAAGTATATTAGTTACAAAACTTGCTGAAATATATTACCAAAAACCAAATTTTTATAATAAATTACTTGGTTACGGAGAATATTATACTAATGGTGAAGAAAACATAGAAAAAATAATAGTTAGACCAAAAGAAACTGACCTTTTAGGATTACTTGAAAGTGGTGCAATAGATTATTTATATATATATAAATCAGTAGCTAAACAACATAGATTAAAATATATCGAACTTCCAAAACAACTAAACTTAGGAAGTAAGAAGTATGCAAACTATTACAAACAAGTAAGTTTTAAAATTACAGGTAAAAAACCAGGGACTTTTATAGTAAAAAAAGGTACTCCTATGGTATATGGAATTACTGTTTTAAAAAATGCAAAAAAAGGAGCTATTTTATTTACAAAATTTGTCTTATCAAAGTACGGTAGAGATATTATGAAAAAAAATGGTCAAGATGTTATATATCCAGCTGAATTAAAAATAGAGCTTAAATAA
- a CDS encoding TorD/DmsD family molecular chaperone, which translates to MINKDIDLVRAFYYALFSKFLTFTQNKNRFKGLKESLEILQQTPINEESKNAIENLLKNYNEKDIEEEFDSIFYDIANDPIPTTASFYDEERENGKQRVKMAEIVLSSKFRKKEDFTDTEDDIGFILPFMQNLILSKIEGDEKAVRLEEKTFKIINEFIDEFIENLYMHSSSNIYKNVAILLKSFIETERIYFNLQAPIKEKIKKVEINILADDEAKNRKKKKKNSQKTTCNLEEGGDVEDEV; encoded by the coding sequence ATGATTAACAAAGACATAGATTTAGTAAGAGCATTTTATTATGCACTCTTTTCAAAGTTCCTTACTTTTACTCAAAATAAAAATAGATTTAAAGGGCTAAAAGAAAGTTTAGAAATTTTACAACAAACACCTATAAATGAAGAGTCTAAAAATGCTATTGAAAATTTATTAAAAAATTATAATGAAAAAGATATTGAAGAAGAATTCGACTCAATTTTTTATGATATTGCTAACGACCCTATTCCTACAACTGCCTCTTTTTATGATGAAGAAAGAGAAAATGGAAAACAAAGAGTTAAAATGGCAGAAATTGTCCTATCTTCAAAATTTAGAAAAAAAGAAGATTTTACTGATACAGAAGATGATATAGGATTTATTTTACCTTTTATGCAAAACTTGATTCTATCAAAAATTGAAGGTGACGAAAAAGCTGTTAGGCTTGAAGAAAAAACATTTAAAATTATTAACGAATTTATAGATGAATTTATTGAAAATTTATATATGCACTCTTCAAGTAATATTTATAAAAATGTCGCTATTTTACTTAAAAGTTTTATAGAAACTGAAAGAATATATTTTAATCTTCAAGCCCCTATAAAAGAAAAAATTAAAAAAGTAGAAATAAATATATTAGCTGATGACGAAGCCAAAAATAGAAAGAAAAAGAAAAAAAATTCCCAAAAAACAACATGTAACCTTGAAGAAGGAGGAGATGTAGAAGATGAAGTATAG
- a CDS encoding 4Fe-4S dicluster domain-containing protein: MIEYGYFTKQDLDFPLTENIKIFDNENEKVLICNKNLPNVEIYAPEIDFYINNSEDSTFEKINNINKLYEIRGIKLDFAKYNEYAKEIDNTLLIIGSKEEIEPILNEIKEFETYFALPEWIESINGTIGNLQFTIKKDEKIKLNVAQAIWFNAPDIAFLQNGIVDPTKNKKAIEIIKRRVGIYEYKNFVNYNENICQYKHRFLKETCGNCADVCPTNAILKDDESKELIFSHIDCDGCGGCVSVCPVGALDFTQITRDSFSVITPLFKDNIPLLIAENLIENCKVKLKEKVLPLSIEGRKFLDESHFISLIQESGSQIIFYSDVISKGEKEAIELINKIGETIFKKPLILIAQNENELKKALEIAKLDNNLFSHFSDFNKLKREIFTKRLSLWLNKDYVDLKYEGNYIHYGYVKIDDKKCTLCMSCATVCNAGAFIADEKGALIFDATYCTDCGYCEVACPEKCIEVIYDNLVLNQDFYNKKVVAEDEPFCCIMCGKPFAPKKAIEKIALALSNVFTDEVRKKSIYYCEECKPKLILQETIKEKL; this comes from the coding sequence ATGATTGAATATGGCTACTTTACTAAACAAGACCTTGATTTTCCTCTAACAGAAAATATAAAAATTTTTGATAATGAAAATGAAAAAGTATTAATTTGTAATAAAAATTTGCCAAATGTAGAGATTTACGCTCCTGAGATAGATTTTTATATAAATAATTCAGAAGATTCTACTTTTGAAAAAATTAATAATATTAATAAACTATATGAAATAAGAGGTATAAAACTTGACTTTGCAAAATATAATGAATATGCAAAAGAGATAGACAACACATTATTAATAATTGGCTCGAAAGAAGAAATAGAACCAATCCTTAATGAAATTAAAGAATTTGAAACTTATTTTGCTCTTCCTGAATGGATAGAGTCCATTAATGGAACAATTGGAAATTTACAATTTACTATAAAAAAAGATGAAAAAATAAAATTAAATGTAGCACAAGCTATATGGTTTAATGCACCTGATATTGCATTTTTACAAAATGGAATTGTTGACCCTACAAAAAATAAAAAAGCAATTGAAATTATAAAAAGAAGAGTTGGAATTTATGAATATAAAAATTTCGTTAATTACAATGAAAATATCTGTCAATATAAACATAGATTTTTAAAAGAGACTTGCGGTAATTGTGCTGATGTTTGTCCAACAAATGCGATATTAAAAGATGATGAAAGTAAAGAACTTATATTTTCTCATATTGATTGTGATGGATGTGGTGGATGTGTTAGCGTTTGCCCTGTTGGAGCACTCGATTTTACACAAATAACAAGAGATAGTTTTAGTGTTATTACTCCTCTTTTTAAAGATAACATTCCACTACTTATAGCTGAAAATTTAATTGAAAATTGCAAAGTTAAACTAAAAGAAAAAGTTTTACCTTTAAGTATAGAAGGAAGAAAATTTTTAGATGAATCTCATTTTATAAGTTTAATACAAGAGAGTGGCTCACAAATTATATTTTATTCAGATGTAATTTCAAAAGGTGAAAAAGAAGCCATTGAATTAATTAATAAAATTGGTGAAACAATATTCAAAAAACCTTTAATACTTATAGCACAAAATGAAAATGAATTAAAAAAAGCATTAGAAATTGCAAAATTAGATAATAACCTTTTTAGCCATTTTAGTGATTTTAATAAATTAAAAAGAGAAATATTTACAAAAAGATTATCTCTTTGGCTAAATAAAGATTATGTAGATTTAAAATACGAAGGAAATTATATCCATTATGGATATGTAAAAATTGATGACAAAAAATGTACTTTATGTATGTCTTGTGCAACTGTTTGTAATGCAGGTGCTTTTATTGCAGATGAAAAAGGGGCATTGATATTTGATGCAACTTATTGTACTGATTGTGGATATTGCGAGGTAGCCTGTCCTGAAAAATGTATTGAAGTAATATATGATAATTTAGTTTTGAACCAAGATTTTTATAACAAAAAAGTCGTAGCAGAAGATGAGCCTTTTTGTTGTATTATGTGTGGCAAACCATTTGCTCCTAAAAAAGCTATTGAAAAAATAGCTTTAGCTCTTAGTAATGTTTTTACTGATGAAGTTAGAAAAAAATCAATTTATTATTGTGAAGAGTGCAAACCTAAATTAATCTTACAAGAGACTATAAAGGAAAAATTATGA
- a CDS encoding formate dehydrogenase subunit gamma: MKKIYFLLFSSLTIFAGEVPLASPNLAPTHPGSQLYKEEMIEAIPFWNKFGELFVYVQTHYTKPLFLAILIGVPLAFAFHYFVWGPKKFSHKGRKFLIFPKWQRIVHWIAALGFIFLVPTGFLIIYAKYFGGGEPIRFARTIHDIGAILFAIAFIPMMLMWFKDMLPKSWDLKWLGMLGGYLSKEKKEIPAHKFNAGQKMWYWTIFFGGALMLLTGFLLYIQTFDKSLLNVKIFQIDILRIAILTHLALALIIVALFFTHLYMSLFAIKGAVDSMISGCKSEDELKHLHSIFYKDIINKKIDKKLEEGCK, from the coding sequence ATGAAAAAAATCTATTTTTTGCTATTTAGCAGTTTAACTATTTTTGCAGGAGAAGTTCCTCTTGCTTCTCCAAATCTCGCTCCTACACATCCTGGAAGTCAACTTTATAAAGAAGAGATGATTGAAGCAATTCCATTTTGGAATAAATTTGGAGAACTTTTTGTATATGTTCAAACTCATTATACAAAACCTTTATTTTTAGCAATCCTAATAGGAGTTCCATTAGCTTTTGCCTTTCATTATTTTGTCTGGGGTCCAAAAAAATTCTCTCACAAAGGTAGAAAATTTTTAATTTTTCCAAAATGGCAAAGAATCGTTCATTGGATTGCAGCACTTGGATTTATTTTTTTAGTACCAACTGGATTTTTAATTATTTATGCAAAATATTTTGGAGGTGGAGAACCTATTAGATTTGCAAGAACTATTCACGATATTGGAGCTATTCTTTTTGCTATTGCTTTTATTCCAATGATGTTAATGTGGTTTAAAGATATGCTTCCAAAAAGTTGGGATTTAAAATGGTTAGGAATGCTTGGAGGATATTTAAGTAAAGAAAAAAAAGAAATCCCAGCTCATAAATTCAATGCTGGTCAAAAAATGTGGTATTGGACAATTTTTTTTGGTGGAGCATTAATGCTTTTAACAGGATTTTTACTTTATATTCAAACATTTGATAAGTCCCTTCTTAATGTTAAAATTTTTCAAATTGATATTTTAAGAATTGCAATACTAACTCATTTAGCATTAGCTTTAATTATAGTAGCTCTTTTCTTTACACACCTTTATATGTCTCTTTTTGCAATAAAAGGTGCAGTTGATAGTATGATTAGTGGCTGTAAAAGTGAAGATGAATTAAAACACTTACATTCTATTTTCTACAAAGATATAATTAACAAAAAGATAGACAAAAAATTAGAAGAAGGTTGTAAATAA
- a CDS encoding ATP-binding cassette domain-containing protein, which yields MLEIKNLFLQKGDFILNLSLNLKNEYFVLLGKTGSGKTLLLESIAGFHKIKGKIYFNNKDITNLPPEKRDFGFVYQDFALFPNMNVEENIKFSEKFKKVKDNFNEIVEFLDIKHLLNRNINNLSGGEKQRVAIARAIYSNPKLLLLDEPLSAIDPTFRNEIMKKLKEINKKYSIPIIHVTHNFREASYLADTLGIILKGKLLQIGDAKDVLKNPNSIEVAKFLGFKNIFEVSMLGFNSPSKFFSIDPNEINISFKKEGDYCFEGVIEEIMGITDHYKIYVRVKDKIFFVKYPKRENWHFKVNDKVYLCFNKENIIFI from the coding sequence ATGCTTGAAATTAAAAATTTATTTTTACAAAAGGGAGATTTTATATTAAATCTCTCTTTAAATTTAAAAAATGAATATTTTGTTTTACTTGGAAAAACAGGAAGTGGAAAAACTTTACTGCTTGAGAGTATAGCTGGATTTCACAAAATAAAAGGAAAAATTTACTTTAACAATAAAGATATCACTAACTTACCTCCTGAAAAAAGAGATTTTGGATTTGTTTATCAAGATTTTGCACTTTTTCCTAATATGAATGTTGAAGAAAATATAAAATTTAGCGAAAAATTTAAAAAAGTAAAAGATAATTTTAATGAAATCGTAGAATTTTTAGACATCAAACACTTACTTAATAGAAACATCAACAATTTAAGTGGTGGAGAAAAACAAAGAGTAGCAATTGCAAGGGCTATTTATTCAAATCCAAAACTTCTTTTGTTAGACGAACCACTAAGTGCAATAGACCCTACTTTTAGAAATGAAATTATGAAAAAATTAAAAGAAATTAACAAAAAATACTCTATTCCAATTATTCATGTTACTCACAATTTTAGAGAAGCTTCATACTTAGCAGATACGCTTGGAATAATTCTAAAAGGAAAACTTTTACAAATAGGAGATGCAAAAGATGTTTTAAAAAATCCAAATTCTATTGAAGTTGCTAAATTCTTAGGATTTAAAAATATTTTTGAAGTTAGTATGTTAGGATTTAATTCACCTTCTAAATTTTTCTCAATAGACCCAAATGAAATTAACATCTCTTTTAAAAAAGAAGGAGATTATTGTTTTGAAGGAGTTATTGAAGAGATTATGGGAATAACAGACCATTATAAAATATATGTAAGAGTAAAAGATAAAATATTTTTTGTGAAATACCCAAAAAGAGAAAATTGGCATTTTAAAGTAAATGATAAAGTTTATCTATGTTTTAATAAAGAAAACATAATTTTTATTTAG